A region of Maribacter algicola DNA encodes the following proteins:
- a CDS encoding restriction endonuclease: protein MELPKYHETFIPILEILNSVDSLKSRELASRVRDTYYSYLPVELLNQKTSSGANVLLDRILWGKSYLKMAKFVSYPQRGFVQITEKGKSRLAKGNLPLHDLQNDKDFINHRESVISEKENEIELDAVNVENASPQDLIDSGFSSIETEVKTNLLERLKEIDPYYFEKVILILLKKMGYGDFVETTKSNDGGIDGIINEDKLGLEKIYTQAKRYNENKVREKDIRNFIGAMSGDTSKGVFITTSTFDDSAIKKAREAHHSIILIDGAKLVDLMHQYNVGVQVKTVYEVKEIDNDFFEEN, encoded by the coding sequence ATGGAACTACCAAAATATCATGAAACCTTTATTCCTATACTAGAAATTCTAAACTCCGTCGATTCACTAAAAAGCCGTGAATTAGCATCAAGGGTACGTGATACTTATTATTCTTATTTACCAGTAGAACTACTTAATCAAAAGACTAGTTCTGGCGCTAATGTTCTACTTGATAGAATCCTATGGGGCAAATCATATTTGAAGATGGCCAAATTTGTTTCCTATCCTCAACGGGGATTTGTTCAAATAACCGAAAAAGGTAAGTCTAGACTAGCAAAAGGTAATTTACCATTGCATGACCTTCAAAATGATAAAGATTTTATAAATCACCGAGAGTCTGTAATAAGCGAAAAAGAAAACGAAATTGAACTGGACGCTGTCAACGTAGAAAATGCCTCACCTCAAGATTTAATTGATTCGGGATTTTCTTCAATTGAAACAGAAGTAAAAACCAATCTTCTGGAAAGACTTAAAGAAATTGATCCTTATTATTTTGAGAAGGTCATACTTATATTACTGAAGAAAATGGGTTATGGAGATTTCGTTGAAACTACTAAATCAAATGATGGGGGTATTGACGGAATAATAAATGAAGACAAATTAGGGCTTGAAAAAATTTACACCCAAGCAAAACGCTATAATGAAAATAAGGTAAGAGAAAAGGACATAAGAAATTTTATAGGTGCCATGAGTGGTGACACTAGTAAAGGAGTTTTTATTACAACTTCCACATTTGACGATTCGGCAATTAAAAAAGCAAGAGAAGCTCACCATTCTATAATTTTAATTGATGGAGCAAAGTTGGTTGACTTAATGCATCAATATAATGTTGGAGTTCAAGTCAAAACAGTTTATGAAGTTAAAGAAATTGATAACGATTTTTTTGAAGAGAATTAG
- a CDS encoding beta-ketoacyl-ACP synthase III, with the protein MTKITAAITAVGGYVPQFILTNKMLEEMVETNDEWITTRTGIKERRILKKEEGEGSSYLAIQAAKQILEKKNLDPAEIDLVIVATATPDSMVASTAAFVASEIGAKNAFAYDLLAACSSFLFGMSTAARYIESGRYKKVLLIGADKMSSIIDYTDRTTCIIFGDGAGAVLFEPNTEGLGLKDEYLRADGSGRQFLGMEGGGSLMPATEQTVKDRKHFIFQDGKTVFKFAVSNMADVAERIMKRNDLADTDVSWLVPHQANKRIIDATANRMGLDQSKVLMNIQRYGNTTSATLPLLLSDYEDKLKKGDNLVFAAFGGGFTWGSIYLKWAY; encoded by the coding sequence ATGACCAAAATTACAGCAGCCATAACCGCTGTGGGAGGCTATGTTCCCCAATTTATCCTCACCAATAAAATGTTGGAAGAAATGGTAGAGACCAATGACGAGTGGATTACTACCAGAACCGGAATAAAGGAACGACGCATATTAAAGAAAGAGGAAGGGGAAGGCTCTTCGTATTTGGCCATTCAAGCGGCCAAACAAATCCTTGAAAAGAAAAACTTGGACCCGGCTGAAATAGATTTGGTCATTGTAGCAACGGCCACACCGGATAGTATGGTCGCCTCCACGGCTGCCTTTGTAGCTTCGGAAATTGGTGCCAAAAACGCTTTTGCCTACGATCTTTTGGCGGCATGTTCAAGCTTTTTGTTCGGGATGTCCACCGCGGCCCGTTATATTGAATCCGGCAGGTATAAAAAAGTATTGTTGATAGGGGCCGATAAGATGTCCTCCATTATCGATTACACGGATCGTACCACCTGTATCATCTTTGGGGACGGCGCCGGTGCCGTATTGTTCGAACCCAATACCGAGGGCTTGGGACTAAAGGACGAATATCTTAGGGCCGATGGCTCTGGCCGTCAGTTTTTGGGCATGGAAGGGGGTGGTTCCCTAATGCCGGCAACGGAACAGACCGTAAAGGATAGAAAACATTTTATATTTCAAGACGGGAAGACCGTATTTAAATTTGCGGTCTCCAACATGGCGGATGTAGCGGAACGTATCATGAAACGCAACGACCTTGCCGATACCGATGTATCTTGGTTGGTACCGCATCAGGCCAATAAACGCATCATCGATGCCACGGCCAACCGCATGGGATTGGACCAATCCAAGGTATTGATGAACATTCAGCGGTATGGCAACACCACATCGGCTACCTTGCCCTTGCTGTTAAGCGATTACGAGGACAAATTAAAAAAAGGAGATAATTTAGTTTTTGCCGCCTTTGGGGGCGGATTTACATGGGGATCCATTTATTTGAAGTGGGCCTATTAA
- a CDS encoding NAD(P)/FAD-dependent oxidoreductase gives MNLSYWEYKSWFSEVDFTIIGSGIVGLTCALRLREKHPKATILVLERGVLPQGASTKNAGFACFGSISEILSDLKSHSEEELLSLVEQRYLGILSLRELLGDDNIGYYKYGGHEVFLEKDTALYETCLDQLANVNKLLNPVFKEAPFRRTENRFGFKGVQKNFITHSFEGQIDTGKMMRSLLQKAQKSGIQILNATEVTDIEDLGTSVIVKCNDFEIKTKKLLVATNGFAQQLIKEEVQPARAQVIITKPIPGLAIKGTFHFDEGYYYFRNIDDRILFGGGRNLNFKSEETTKFGSTQVVHDKLEELLRTVIVPNQKVEIDYGWSGIMGVGSQKRPIIKQLSENMACGVRLGGMGIAIGTSVGRQLAGIF, from the coding sequence ATGAACCTGAGCTATTGGGAGTACAAATCCTGGTTTTCCGAGGTGGATTTTACCATCATCGGGAGCGGTATCGTGGGGCTGACCTGTGCATTGCGACTCCGGGAAAAACATCCCAAAGCGACTATCCTAGTGCTGGAACGAGGTGTGTTGCCCCAGGGGGCCAGTACCAAAAATGCGGGCTTTGCCTGTTTCGGTAGTATCTCAGAAATTTTGTCCGACCTAAAATCCCATTCTGAGGAGGAACTTTTGTCCTTGGTGGAACAGCGCTATTTGGGCATCCTATCCCTTCGGGAACTTTTGGGCGACGACAATATTGGGTATTACAAGTATGGGGGGCATGAAGTGTTTTTGGAGAAGGATACGGCCCTGTACGAGACTTGTCTAGATCAATTGGCAAACGTAAACAAACTCCTAAATCCTGTTTTCAAGGAAGCGCCTTTTCGGCGGACTGAGAATAGGTTTGGATTTAAGGGGGTGCAAAAAAACTTTATCACACATTCCTTTGAAGGGCAAATCGATACGGGGAAGATGATGCGTTCTTTGTTGCAAAAAGCACAAAAATCCGGAATCCAAATCCTGAATGCCACAGAGGTCACAGACATAGAAGATTTAGGCACTTCGGTTATTGTAAAGTGCAACGATTTTGAAATCAAAACCAAGAAGCTGTTGGTCGCCACGAATGGCTTTGCCCAACAATTAATAAAAGAGGAAGTGCAACCTGCCCGTGCCCAAGTGATCATCACAAAGCCTATTCCCGGTTTGGCTATTAAGGGTACCTTCCATTTTGATGAGGGCTATTACTACTTCCGAAATATCGATGACCGAATCCTGTTCGGTGGGGGTAGAAACCTCAATTTTAAGAGCGAGGAGACCACTAAATTCGGTTCCACACAAGTCGTTCATGACAAACTGGAAGAGCTGCTACGGACCGTCATTGTACCCAACCAAAAGGTTGAAATCGATTATGGATGGAGCGGAATCATGGGCGTAGGTTCCCAAAAACGGCCCATTATCAAACAGCTTTCTGAAAACATGGCCTGCGGAGTGCGTTTAGGCGGTATGGGCATCGCTATTGGTACATCGGTAGGTAGGCAATTGGCCGGCATTTTCTAG
- a CDS encoding alpha/beta hydrolase family protein — MKTLPLLLLSFLSALTITAQDITGDWHGALKVQGIQLRLVFHIQEEGEGYTATMDSPDQGAKDIPVTSTSFENQVFKINMPNLGIVYEGTLNEEGTITGDFNQFGQVMPLELSREAAKKETVMRPQEPVKPYPYYTEEISFRNEKADIELAGTLSLPKQEGFFPVVVLISGSGPQNRDEELFGHRPFLVLADHLTRNGIAVLRYDDRGTALSTGNFESATSEDFSEDVEAAVAYLRTRKEIDKNNIGLVGHSEGGMIAPMVASRDNDIAFIVLMAGVGIPGDELLLLQQRAVGKVSGLSETMLMDIETGNRTVFSMIKESTDLTQLSSDLTQYLKEHPDSTKPPGVDTDTYAQMKVDQLLNPWWLHFIRYDPANVLEEVTCPVLAINGEKDLQVPPQENLPAIQTALERGGNTQVTVKELPRLNHLFQESATGSPTEYGQISQTLAPEALDTILSWIQNQVQL; from the coding sequence ATGAAAACCCTCCCTTTACTTTTACTTTCATTCCTTTCGGCACTCACGATAACCGCCCAAGACATCACTGGCGATTGGCATGGGGCGTTAAAAGTACAGGGCATACAATTGCGGTTGGTCTTTCATATTCAAGAGGAGGGCGAGGGCTATACCGCTACCATGGACAGCCCAGACCAGGGGGCGAAGGATATTCCGGTGACTTCCACGTCTTTTGAAAATCAAGTATTTAAAATAAACATGCCCAACTTGGGTATTGTCTACGAAGGCACTTTAAACGAGGAAGGCACTATTACGGGTGATTTTAACCAATTTGGGCAAGTGATGCCCTTGGAACTGAGTCGGGAGGCTGCTAAAAAAGAAACGGTGATGCGCCCCCAAGAACCTGTAAAGCCTTATCCCTACTATACTGAAGAAATCAGCTTTAGAAACGAAAAGGCAGATATAGAGCTGGCTGGGACCTTAAGCCTGCCAAAACAAGAGGGTTTTTTTCCCGTGGTGGTCCTGATCAGTGGGAGCGGGCCCCAAAATCGGGACGAGGAATTGTTTGGGCATCGGCCTTTTTTGGTCTTGGCAGATCACCTCACCCGCAACGGTATTGCCGTCCTCCGCTATGACGATCGTGGCACGGCCCTGTCCACTGGGAATTTTGAATCGGCCACCAGCGAGGATTTTTCAGAAGACGTGGAAGCCGCTGTGGCCTATTTACGGACCCGGAAAGAAATCGATAAAAATAATATAGGGCTTGTCGGCCACAGCGAAGGGGGCATGATCGCGCCCATGGTGGCGAGTCGGGATAATGACATTGCCTTTATTGTACTCATGGCGGGCGTAGGGATTCCCGGTGACGAGCTGCTGTTGTTGCAGCAACGGGCCGTTGGAAAAGTGTCCGGCCTCAGCGAAACTATGTTGATGGATATTGAAACGGGCAATCGCACCGTTTTTTCCATGATCAAGGAATCCACAGACCTGACGCAGTTAAGTTCGGACCTTACCCAATACCTTAAGGAACATCCGGACAGCACCAAACCCCCTGGCGTGGATACCGACACCTATGCGCAAATGAAAGTAGACCAATTATTGAATCCCTGGTGGTTGCATTTTATCCGTTATGACCCGGCCAATGTTTTGGAAGAGGTTACCTGTCCCGTATTGGCCATCAATGGGGAAAAGGACTTACAAGTACCTCCCCAAGAGAATTTACCGGCCATACAAACGGCCTTAGAGAGGGGCGGAAATACGCAGGTGACCGTCAAGGAACTGCCTAGGCTCAACCACTTGTTTCAGGAAAGTGCTACGGGCTCCCCAACCGAATACGGACAGATTTCCCAAACCCTGGCCCCGGAAGCACTTGATACAATACTGTCATGGATACAAAATCAAGTCCAACTATGA
- the accC gene encoding acetyl-CoA carboxylase biotin carboxylase subunit produces MFKKILIANRGEIALRVIRTCKEMGIKTVAVYSKADEESLHVRFADEAVCIGPAPSSESYLKIPNIIAAAEITNADAIHPGYGFLSENSKFSKICAEHDIKFIGASAEQIDRMGDKATAKATMKAAGVPCVPGSDGLLKDLADAKKTAKKMGYPVMIKATAGGGGKGMRAVWSEEEMEAHFESAVKEATAAFGNGGMYMEKLIEEPRHIEIQVVGDQYGKACHLSERDCSVQRRHQKLTEETPSPFMTDKLRDEMGKAAVKAAEYIKYEGAGTVEFLVDKHRKFYFMEMNTRIQVEHPITEQVIDYDLIREQILVAAGVPISGKNYFPKLHSIECRINAEDPYNNFRPSPGKITTLHIPGGHGVRMDTHVYSGYSIPPNYDSMIAKLITTAQTREEAINKMKRALDEFVIEGIKTTIPFHRQLMDHPDYLAGNYTTAFMNDFKMDPPKEN; encoded by the coding sequence ATGTTTAAAAAAATATTGATTGCAAATAGGGGAGAAATTGCGCTGCGCGTTATCCGTACCTGTAAGGAAATGGGTATAAAAACGGTAGCGGTGTACAGTAAGGCCGATGAAGAAAGCCTTCACGTACGTTTTGCGGACGAGGCCGTTTGTATTGGACCAGCACCCAGTAGCGAATCCTATTTGAAAATACCGAATATCATTGCGGCGGCCGAAATCACCAATGCGGACGCGATTCATCCCGGTTATGGTTTCCTTTCGGAAAACTCCAAGTTCTCCAAGATATGTGCAGAGCACGATATCAAGTTCATTGGGGCCTCCGCGGAGCAGATAGACCGTATGGGCGACAAGGCCACGGCCAAGGCGACCATGAAGGCCGCTGGGGTTCCCTGTGTACCCGGATCGGACGGATTATTGAAAGATTTGGCCGATGCCAAGAAGACCGCCAAGAAAATGGGCTATCCCGTCATGATCAAAGCCACTGCTGGAGGTGGTGGAAAAGGAATGCGTGCCGTTTGGAGCGAGGAAGAAATGGAGGCCCACTTTGAAAGTGCGGTAAAAGAGGCCACGGCAGCTTTTGGGAACGGAGGGATGTATATGGAAAAGCTGATCGAGGAGCCTAGACATATTGAAATCCAAGTGGTGGGCGACCAATATGGCAAGGCCTGTCACTTGTCCGAACGTGATTGTTCCGTACAGCGTCGCCATCAAAAATTGACGGAGGAAACCCCATCCCCTTTTATGACGGACAAACTCCGTGACGAAATGGGAAAAGCGGCCGTAAAGGCAGCGGAATATATCAAATACGAAGGGGCAGGTACGGTAGAGTTTTTGGTGGACAAACACCGTAAATTCTACTTTATGGAGATGAACACCCGTATACAGGTGGAGCACCCCATTACGGAGCAGGTAATCGATTACGATTTGATTCGTGAGCAGATTTTGGTAGCGGCCGGGGTACCTATTTCCGGAAAGAACTATTTCCCAAAATTGCACTCCATAGAATGCAGGATCAATGCAGAGGACCCGTACAACAATTTTAGGCCGTCACCGGGCAAGATTACCACTCTGCATATCCCTGGAGGCCATGGCGTACGGATGGATACTCACGTATACAGTGGCTATAGCATACCGCCCAATTACGATTCCATGATCGCCAAGTTGATTACCACGGCACAGACGCGGGAAGAAGCGATCAACAAGATGAAAAGGGCCTTGGACGAGTTTGTGATCGAGGGGATAAAGACCACGATACCCTTCCATAGGCAATTAATGGACCATCCGGATTATTTGGCGGGCAACTATACCACAGCCTTTATGAACGACTTTAAGATGGACCCCCCCAAGGAAAATTAA
- a CDS encoding GreA/GreB family elongation factor: MKKKLEIKKVAYQHCLDFVSGRLSRLKKQIQEVQESLTSETKSTAGDKHETGRAMVQLEREKLGTQLAETEKMQLVMNRVKPGSQNRLAGMGALIETNGPYYYIAISSGEVKFENNAIYCISPATPIGKLLLGKSAGEIISFNGKDFSLLSIS, encoded by the coding sequence TTGAAGAAGAAGCTGGAAATTAAGAAAGTAGCCTATCAACACTGTTTGGATTTTGTATCTGGCCGACTATCCCGTCTAAAAAAGCAGATACAAGAAGTGCAGGAATCCCTGACTTCGGAAACCAAAAGCACGGCAGGTGACAAGCACGAAACTGGTAGGGCCATGGTGCAATTGGAACGGGAAAAACTGGGAACACAACTCGCCGAGACCGAAAAAATGCAGCTGGTCATGAACCGGGTCAAACCCGGTTCCCAAAACAGACTCGCAGGAATGGGAGCGTTGATTGAAACCAACGGACCGTATTACTATATCGCCATTTCTTCGGGCGAAGTGAAGTTTGAAAACAACGCTATTTACTGCATTTCCCCTGCAACACCCATTGGAAAACTCTTGTTAGGCAAATCGGCTGGAGAGATTATTTCCTTCAACGGAAAGGACTTTTCCCTTTTATCAATCTCCTAA
- a CDS encoding riboflavin synthase → MFTGIIETLGTVAQLESKGGNLDIRVSSSITSELKIDQSVAHNGVCLTVVKISGETYTVTAIAETLKKTNLGDLQVGDSVNLERAMIMGSRLDGHIVQGHVDQTGVCTNIQEENGSWIFSFEYDTATGNPTIEKGSITVDGTSLTVVNSGKNTFDVAIIPYTYEHTRFNTYKVGTVVNLEFDVIGKYVAKLMHQPK, encoded by the coding sequence ATGTTTACCGGAATCATCGAAACATTGGGTACCGTTGCCCAATTGGAATCCAAGGGCGGCAACTTGGATATTAGGGTCTCTTCCAGCATTACCTCTGAATTAAAAATAGATCAAAGTGTAGCCCATAATGGGGTATGTTTGACCGTGGTGAAAATCTCCGGGGAAACCTATACGGTGACCGCTATTGCAGAGACCTTAAAAAAAACCAATTTAGGTGATTTGCAAGTTGGGGATTCCGTAAACCTGGAACGCGCCATGATCATGGGGTCTCGGTTGGACGGCCATATCGTCCAAGGACATGTGGACCAAACTGGCGTTTGCACAAACATCCAAGAAGAAAACGGGAGTTGGATATTCTCCTTTGAATACGATACCGCTACCGGAAATCCTACTATTGAAAAGGGTTCCATTACCGTTGATGGTACGAGTCTCACCGTAGTGAATTCAGGAAAAAACACCTTTGATGTTGCGATTATTCCCTACACCTACGAGCATACCCGATTCAATACTTACAAAGTGGGTACAGTGGTAAATCTTGAGTTCGACGTAATTGGGAAGTACGTGGCGAAATTGATGCACCAACCGAAGTAG
- a CDS encoding HNH endonuclease, whose translation MANRWGIPKDVEDFVKQRDKNCVYCGQEFLEQPESRKHKPSWEHIVNDVRITGTDNISLCCLSCNASKGAKSLEEWFQSDYCNRNNINVNSVALVVKEAVKKRSELK comes from the coding sequence ATGGCAAATCGTTGGGGAATACCGAAAGACGTTGAGGATTTCGTTAAGCAAAGAGATAAAAATTGTGTTTATTGTGGCCAGGAATTTTTAGAGCAACCTGAATCAAGGAAACATAAACCATCTTGGGAACATATTGTAAATGATGTCAGAATTACTGGAACAGATAATATTTCCCTTTGTTGCTTGTCCTGTAATGCAAGTAAGGGAGCCAAGTCTTTGGAAGAATGGTTTCAAAGTGATTACTGCAATCGAAATAATATTAACGTGAATTCAGTAGCATTAGTGGTAAAGGAGGCTGTCAAGAAACGATCAGAATTAAAATAA
- a CDS encoding DUF2237 family protein, which yields MDKKVKNVLGTELCSCCFDPMTGFYRDGFCKTGGEDVGTHVVCAVMSEEFLEFTKSKGNDLSTPIPQWNFPGLQVGDKWCLCISRWLQAEKAGVAPKVILEATHMNALKFTTLEVLSKYEVKI from the coding sequence ATGGATAAAAAAGTAAAGAATGTTTTGGGAACCGAGCTATGTTCCTGTTGCTTTGATCCTATGACCGGTTTTTATAGGGACGGATTTTGTAAAACAGGTGGCGAAGACGTTGGAACCCACGTGGTATGTGCTGTAATGAGTGAGGAATTCCTGGAATTTACCAAATCAAAAGGAAACGATCTGTCAACTCCAATACCCCAATGGAATTTCCCAGGACTTCAAGTTGGAGACAAGTGGTGTTTGTGCATTTCACGCTGGTTACAGGCGGAAAAGGCCGGGGTAGCACCTAAAGTTATATTGGAGGCGACCCATATGAATGCGCTCAAATTTACCACATTGGAGGTGCTGAGCAAGTATGAGGTAAAAATCTAA
- a CDS encoding DUF3592 domain-containing protein, whose amino-acid sequence MIEYLYASLLLISVVLIYFAFKQYSVSKELMADGIKTNATVIDLLRVSSDDGYTYKPVFEYIDRTNKRITFESEVSSNPAPYKVGDKVKIVYSKTSDHRRIISFWGLYRWTIILLSFASPLLIIGGGYLLYSRG is encoded by the coding sequence ATGATAGAATATTTATATGCAAGTCTGTTATTGATTTCAGTTGTACTCATCTATTTTGCCTTTAAACAATACAGTGTTTCTAAAGAATTGATGGCCGATGGAATTAAAACCAATGCCACCGTTATTGATCTACTAAGGGTCAGCAGTGATGACGGTTATACCTATAAACCTGTTTTTGAATATATAGATAGAACTAATAAGAGAATTACCTTTGAAAGTGAAGTAAGTTCCAATCCAGCCCCGTACAAGGTTGGGGATAAGGTTAAAATAGTTTACTCCAAGACCAGTGATCACAGAAGAATCATATCATTTTGGGGATTGTATCGATGGACTATAATACTTCTATCTTTCGCTTCACCTCTATTAATTATTGGAGGTGGATATTTACTATATTCAAGAGGATAG
- the pdxA gene encoding 4-hydroxythreonine-4-phosphate dehydrogenase PdxA, whose protein sequence is MEENGNIKLGISIGDLNGIGCEVVLKTFEDSRMLDFCTPVIFASNKTISGQQKALGISIPFNGVQEASKAVDGKLNIVNVWKQVPEIQFGQATKEAGDFALQSLKAAVAALKNGEIDVLVTAPINKNNIQAEDFKFPGHTDYLAQELEGESLMFMVTDDLKIGLLTDHVAVKDVSSAIIPRLIRDKVNTIEKSLKMDFGIRKPKIALLGINPHSGDNGVIGKEDDEVLRPVINEMTNNGHLVFGPYSADSFFGSDNYKNFDAVLAAYHDQGLIPFKTLSFGRGVNFTAGLSKVRTSPDHGTAYEIAGQGKADHSSFKEAVFMAIKIFRNRTEYLELTENVLKKQRIKRER, encoded by the coding sequence ATGGAGGAAAACGGGAACATAAAGTTAGGGATATCCATCGGTGATTTAAACGGAATAGGGTGTGAAGTGGTCCTAAAGACTTTTGAGGACAGCCGCATGCTCGATTTTTGTACTCCCGTCATTTTTGCTTCCAACAAAACCATTTCTGGCCAGCAAAAGGCTTTGGGAATTTCCATTCCGTTCAATGGCGTGCAGGAGGCTTCCAAGGCGGTGGACGGAAAACTGAATATTGTCAACGTTTGGAAACAAGTACCTGAAATACAGTTTGGACAGGCCACTAAGGAAGCGGGCGATTTTGCCCTACAATCTTTAAAAGCTGCGGTTGCTGCGCTGAAAAATGGCGAGATAGATGTTTTGGTTACCGCCCCGATCAATAAAAATAACATTCAGGCCGAAGATTTTAAGTTTCCCGGGCATACGGATTATCTGGCCCAGGAACTGGAAGGTGAAAGTCTTATGTTCATGGTAACGGACGACCTTAAAATAGGATTGTTGACAGACCATGTAGCGGTCAAGGACGTATCATCTGCCATCATACCCAGATTGATTCGCGATAAGGTGAATACGATCGAGAAATCCCTAAAAATGGATTTTGGCATCCGGAAACCTAAAATCGCACTGTTGGGCATCAATCCGCATAGTGGTGATAATGGGGTCATTGGAAAGGAAGACGATGAGGTATTGAGACCCGTCATAAATGAAATGACAAATAACGGGCATTTGGTCTTTGGGCCCTATTCAGCCGATAGCTTTTTTGGGTCGGACAACTACAAAAACTTTGATGCTGTTTTGGCCGCTTATCACGACCAAGGCCTCATTCCTTTTAAGACGCTCTCCTTTGGAAGGGGGGTCAATTTTACGGCGGGACTTAGCAAGGTTCGCACTTCCCCCGATCATGGTACGGCCTATGAAATCGCCGGTCAGGGCAAAGCGGACCACAGCTCTTTTAAGGAAGCCGTGTTCATGGCCATCAAGATTTTTAGGAACAGAACGGAGTACTTGGAACTTACCGAAAATGTTTTGAAAAAGCAGCGCATTAAGCGCGAACGTTAG
- the rpmF gene encoding 50S ribosomal protein L32 — protein sequence MAHPKRKTSKTRRDKRRTHYKAVAPTLATDSTTGEMHLYHRAHWHEGKLYYRGQVLIDKAEEVEA from the coding sequence ATGGCACATCCTAAAAGAAAAACATCCAAAACTAGGAGAGACAAGAGAAGAACACATTACAAAGCGGTTGCACCTACATTGGCTACAGATTCTACAACTGGAGAGATGCATTTGTACCACAGGGCCCACTGGCACGAAGGTAAACTGTACTACAGAGGCCAGGTTTTGATAGACAAAGCAGAGGAAGTAGAGGCATAA
- the accB gene encoding acetyl-CoA carboxylase biotin carboxyl carrier protein, protein MDIKEIQSLIKFVAKSGASEVKLETDDIKITIRTGGPGSGETTFVQSIPMAQAPVAPAAAPVQQEVPASPATPAKEADTKKDDSKYITIKSPIIGTFYRKPSPDKPAFVEVGDKISAGDVLCVIEAMKLFNDIESEVSGTIVKVLVDDSSPVEFDQPLFLVDPA, encoded by the coding sequence ATGGATATTAAAGAAATTCAAAGCCTTATCAAGTTCGTAGCAAAATCTGGAGCTAGTGAAGTAAAATTGGAAACGGATGACATCAAAATCACCATCCGTACAGGTGGCCCCGGTAGTGGCGAGACCACATTTGTACAATCCATACCTATGGCCCAAGCGCCCGTAGCGCCTGCCGCCGCTCCGGTACAACAAGAGGTACCTGCTTCCCCGGCAACACCCGCCAAGGAAGCTGACACCAAAAAGGACGATTCCAAATACATTACGATCAAGTCGCCCATTATTGGAACCTTCTACAGAAAGCCATCACCGGACAAACCGGCCTTTGTAGAGGTAGGTGACAAGATTTCCGCCGGTGACGTACTTTGTGTGATCGAAGCCATGAAGTTGTTCAACGACATAGAGTCTGAAGTATCAGGTACCATTGTTAAGGTATTGGTAGATGACTCCTCACCAGTGGAGTTTGATCAACCATTGTTCTTGGTAGATCCAGCATAA
- a CDS encoding YceD family protein translates to MKQKEFNIPFSGLKQGKHDFKYEIDKKFFESFGYDEFNEVAVDLTVVLNKTSTMLELDFEADGTVNVDCDITSEPYDQPIEGHLELVVKFGEEYDDNDDEILILPHGEHQVNVAQYIYELIILAVPQKRVHPGIADGTLKSEALERLQELQPKDKNNDNEKNDPRWDELKKLLTDK, encoded by the coding sequence ATGAAGCAAAAGGAGTTCAATATTCCTTTTTCAGGGTTGAAACAGGGAAAGCACGACTTTAAGTATGAAATCGACAAAAAGTTCTTTGAATCTTTTGGTTACGACGAATTTAATGAAGTGGCTGTTGACCTCACCGTTGTTTTGAACAAAACAAGTACCATGTTGGAACTTGATTTTGAAGCGGACGGAACGGTCAATGTAGACTGCGATATTACCAGCGAACCTTATGACCAGCCCATTGAGGGACATTTGGAGTTGGTGGTAAAGTTTGGTGAGGAATATGACGATAATGATGATGAAATCCTCATTTTGCCCCACGGGGAGCATCAGGTCAACGTGGCACAGTACATTTACGAGCTGATAATCTTGGCCGTGCCCCAGAAGAGGGTACACCCGGGTATCGCGGACGGTACATTAAAATCGGAAGCCTTGGAGCGACTTCAGGAACTTCAGCCAAAGGATAAGAATAACGACAACGAAAAAAACGATCCCCGTTGGGACGAATTAAAAAAACTATTAACGGATAAATAA